In Pseudomonas sp. Q1-7, the genomic window AACTAGCCGCCGCCACGCCCTGCAGGGTGCCGCCGAAGGGCGCGCGGTTGAGGTAAAGACCGAGGATTTCGTCCTTGGACAGGTGCCACTCCAGCTGCGCGGTGCGCCAGAGCTGGCGGAGCTTGCCGGTGAAGGTGCGCGGGTGCGGGTCGAGCAGGCGTGCCACCTGCATGGACAGGGTGCTGCCGCCGGACACGACCCGCCCCCCCTTGAGGTTGAGCCAGGCGGCGCGGGCCAGCGCCAGGGGGTTCACCCCGGGATGGCGGTAGAACCAGCGGTCCTCGTAGGTAAGCAGCGCTTCCAGGTAGTAGGGCGAGACCTCGGCCCGGGTCACCGGGTAGCGCCAGACGCCCTCGGCATCGGCGAAGCGCCAGAGCGGCGTGCCGTCTTCCGCCAGCACCACTCGCGCCAGGTCATCCCCCGGCAGGGGCAGCGGGAACAGACGGTCGGCGCCACAGAGCAGCGCCAGCAGCACGAGCGGGATGGCGAGCCAGGGGCGTTTATTCCATCCGACAGTCATGGGCGGCCGTACCTGCATGCTCGATTGCTTCCCCGGATTTCATCCGGGCTACCTGGGTGGGAAGATCGTAGCCCGGATGCAATCCGGGAGCGATGTCACTCCCCCGCACCGACGACATCCGTTTCAGCCCCACCGGCCCAGTCTGGCGGTAGCAATCCCTGCTCGACGAAACGGTGAAAACTGGAAAGCGGCCAATCGCGCACCACGCTCACCAAGCCATGCTTCACCGGATTGAAATGGATGTAGTCCACATGCGCGGCATAGTCCCGATCGTCGCGAATCATGTGCTCCCAGAACCGCGGCTGCCAGACATTGGACTCGCCTTTGGAGTTGAACACCAGGCCAGCGCCGGGCCTCTCTCGCAGCAGTGAGACAAACCCCGACTTCAGCCTGCGCACACGGGAGGAGAAGTCCGAGTCCGCCGCAGGCAGTTCGATCAACATGTGGAGGTGGTCCGGTAGGATCACCGCCGCTGGCAGCCTGAACGGCAATCGCGCCATGGTCTGCCTCAGGGACAGGCGCAACTCGTCCTGGTAACGGACAAGTAAGTCGCGGCGCCTGTCCTTCAATGTCAGCGTCAGGAAATAGCAGACGCCTGGGACTCTTGCCCGCCGATAGTTGACCATCCAACGACCTCCCTGTCGTATGGCTTCCCGGATTGCATCCGGGCTACAAACATGTCGGTTTCCGCAGCCCGGAATACCCCCTACTTCCCTCTCACCACCAACTGCCCCGGCGCTTCGCCCAGGGCCTGCCAGTTCGGCCGGTACATGGACTCCACTGTCGGCGGCGGCACGCGGTAGGTGCCGGGGGTGACGGCGCGGGCCAGGTAGAGCAGGTGGGTGGTGCCGTATTCGCCGAGATCCAGGGCCGCCACGTAGCGGTCATCGCGGAACTCCTGGTGCTTGATGGCGGCGTTCTGCATGGATTTCTGCCACGCCTTCACCGCGCGGCTGGCGTCGGCCAGGCTGGCGGCGCTCTGGGCGAGGTTCTGGTTTTCCAGTTCCAGGCCGGCGGGCAGCAGGTCCACCACCAGGGCATCGGGCACCCGTTGCTTCGCTTCGATGGCCAGGTGCACCAGCACCAACTCA contains:
- a CDS encoding REP-associated tyrosine transposase is translated as MVNYRRARVPGVCYFLTLTLKDRRRDLLVRYQDELRLSLRQTMARLPFRLPAAVILPDHLHMLIELPAADSDFSSRVRRLKSGFVSLLRERPGAGLVFNSKGESNVWQPRFWEHMIRDDRDYAAHVDYIHFNPVKHGLVSVVRDWPLSSFHRFVEQGLLPPDWAGGAETDVVGAGE